The following coding sequences lie in one Azospirillum humicireducens genomic window:
- the gltX gene encoding glutamate--tRNA ligase: MSTAVRFAPSPTGRIHVGNVRQALVNWLFARKTGGTFMFRLDDTDEERSTQEFADAIAADLTWLGLTWDRFARESDRYPRYDEVAATLKAAGRLYPCYETPEELNLKRASLVSQGRPPIYDRAALRLTDEDRARLEGEGRKAHWRFKLNPTPVEWTDLVRGPVRFEGTALSDPVLIREDGRPLYTLTSVVDDADFAITHIIRGEDHVANTAVQIQIFEALGAVVPAFAHLPLLTDAGGQGLSKRLGSLSVGSLRDEDGIEPMAVNSLLSKLGTSDPIEARLTLDELVAEFDLSKVARGTPKFDPEELGRLNARILHLTPFDAVADRLEALGLTGADAAFWEAVRPNLARLNDACDWWAVTHAPVTPLVEDAGFLAQAAALLPDEPWDLGTWSAWTNAVKGATGRKGKELFLPLRRALTGRDHGPELKNLLPLIGRARSLRRLAGETA, from the coding sequence ATGTCCACCGCTGTCCGTTTCGCTCCCAGCCCGACCGGCCGCATCCATGTCGGCAATGTGCGCCAGGCGCTCGTCAACTGGCTGTTCGCGCGCAAGACCGGCGGCACCTTCATGTTCCGGCTGGACGACACCGACGAGGAGCGCTCCACCCAGGAATTCGCCGACGCCATTGCCGCCGACCTGACCTGGCTCGGTCTCACCTGGGATCGTTTCGCCCGCGAAAGCGACCGCTACCCGCGTTATGACGAGGTTGCGGCCACGCTGAAGGCCGCCGGGCGGCTCTATCCCTGCTACGAGACACCGGAAGAGCTCAACCTCAAGCGCGCCAGTCTGGTGTCGCAGGGACGCCCGCCGATCTACGACCGCGCGGCGCTCCGCCTGACCGACGAGGACCGCGCCCGCCTGGAAGGGGAGGGGCGCAAAGCCCATTGGCGCTTCAAGCTGAACCCGACTCCGGTGGAATGGACCGACCTCGTCCGCGGGCCGGTGCGCTTCGAGGGCACGGCGCTGAGCGACCCGGTGCTGATCCGCGAGGATGGCCGGCCGCTCTACACCCTGACCAGCGTGGTGGACGACGCCGATTTCGCCATCACCCACATCATCCGCGGCGAGGACCATGTTGCCAACACCGCGGTGCAGATCCAGATCTTCGAGGCGCTCGGTGCCGTGGTGCCGGCTTTCGCCCATCTGCCGCTGCTGACCGATGCCGGCGGACAGGGGCTGTCGAAGCGGCTGGGCAGCCTGTCGGTCGGCAGCCTGCGCGACGAGGACGGCATCGAGCCGATGGCGGTGAACAGCCTGCTGTCGAAGCTCGGCACCTCCGACCCGATTGAAGCCCGTCTGACGCTTGACGAACTCGTTGCGGAGTTCGACCTGTCGAAGGTCGCCCGCGGCACGCCGAAGTTCGATCCGGAGGAGTTGGGGCGGTTGAATGCCCGCATCCTGCACCTGACACCCTTCGACGCCGTGGCCGACCGGCTGGAGGCGCTGGGTCTGACCGGCGCCGATGCCGCCTTCTGGGAGGCGGTGCGGCCCAATCTGGCGCGGCTGAATGACGCGTGCGACTGGTGGGCGGTGACCCACGCGCCGGTGACGCCGCTGGTCGAGGATGCCGGCTTCCTGGCCCAGGCGGCGGCGCTGCTGCCGGATGAGCCGTGGGACCTCGGCACCTGGAGCGCCTGGACCAACGCGGTGAAGGGGGCGACCGGTCGCAAGGGCAAGGAGCTGTTCCTTCCTCTGCGCCGGGCGCTGACCGGGCGCGACCATGGACCGGAATTGAAGAACCTGCTACCCCTGATCGGACGGGCGCGCAGCCTCCGGCGACTGGCCGGCGAAACCGCCTGA
- a CDS encoding nuclear transport factor 2 family protein: MTDRDTLLALNQAFYRAFTNRDTAAMEALWAETLPVSCIHPGWTALFGRDAVLTSWRDVLRAPSGITVEARNERVTLHGDTALVVCEETLGGAVLAATNLFARENGGWRLAHHQAGPIAQARADVEIPAKAPRRLH, translated from the coding sequence ATGACCGACCGCGACACGCTGCTGGCCCTCAATCAGGCTTTCTACCGCGCCTTCACCAACCGCGACACCGCCGCGATGGAAGCGCTGTGGGCGGAGACGTTGCCCGTGTCCTGCATCCATCCCGGCTGGACCGCCCTGTTCGGCCGCGATGCCGTGCTGACCAGCTGGCGCGATGTTCTGCGGGCTCCAAGCGGCATCACGGTCGAGGCGCGGAACGAGCGCGTCACCCTGCATGGGGACACCGCCCTGGTGGTCTGCGAGGAGACGCTGGGCGGTGCCGTTCTGGCTGCCACCAACCTGTTCGCGCGGGAAAACGGCGGTTGGCGGCTTGCCCACCATCAGGCCGGTCCGATCGCCCAGGCGCGCGCCGATGTGGAGATCCCCGCCAAGGCACCCCGCCGCCTGCATTGA
- the elbB gene encoding isoprenoid biosynthesis glyoxalase ElbB has translation MADKSLRIGVVLSGCGVYDGAEIHEAVCTLLAIARVGAVAVCYAPDITQAHVVNHLTGKETGESRNVLVESARIARGKITALSEFSAGDVDALIFPGGFGAAKNLSDFAFKGADCSVNPQVVAAVAAMRAAGKPIGALCIAPAILAKILGQQGVELTIGNDPGTATALETMGAIHRTTTHGEIVVDPGLKIVTSPCYMLDANLLQIAEGAENTVKALVDLAK, from the coding sequence ATGGCGGACAAGAGCTTGCGCATCGGCGTCGTGCTGTCGGGTTGCGGCGTGTATGACGGCGCGGAGATCCACGAGGCGGTCTGCACCCTGCTGGCAATCGCCAGGGTCGGCGCGGTCGCGGTGTGCTATGCCCCCGACATCACGCAGGCCCATGTCGTCAACCACCTGACCGGCAAGGAGACCGGAGAGAGCCGCAATGTGCTGGTCGAATCGGCCCGCATCGCCCGCGGCAAGATCACCGCGCTCAGCGAATTCTCGGCCGGCGATGTCGATGCGCTGATCTTCCCCGGCGGATTCGGCGCCGCCAAGAATCTCAGCGACTTCGCCTTCAAGGGGGCCGATTGCTCGGTCAATCCGCAGGTGGTCGCCGCCGTCGCCGCGATGCGCGCGGCAGGGAAGCCGATCGGCGCACTGTGCATCGCGCCGGCCATCCTCGCCAAAATCCTGGGCCAACAGGGGGTGGAACTGACCATCGGCAACGATCCAGGCACCGCCACCGCACTGGAGACCATGGGCGCCATCCACCGCACCACCACCCATGGCGAGATCGTGGTCGATCCGGGGCTGAAGATCGTCACCTCCCCCTGCTACATGCTGGATGCCAATCTGCTCCAGATCGCCGAGGGCGCAGAGAATACGGTCAAGGCTCTGGTCGATTTGGCGAAGTGA
- a CDS encoding DoxX family protein — protein MIDTRTAPYAAFLLRVGLGLLFLAHGLVLKVMTFTIPGTVGFFESIGYPGVFAYLVILGEIGGGLLLIAGVYTRWIALALLPIMIGATLQHAGNGWVFSAQGGGWEFPAFWTVLLVVQSLLGDGVFAVKVPALGTPAAGRHEPA, from the coding sequence ATGATCGACACTCGCACCGCTCCCTACGCCGCTTTCCTGCTGCGCGTCGGCCTCGGCCTGCTGTTCCTTGCCCACGGCCTGGTACTGAAGGTGATGACCTTCACCATTCCCGGCACCGTCGGCTTTTTCGAGAGCATCGGTTATCCCGGCGTCTTCGCCTATCTCGTGATCCTGGGCGAAATCGGCGGCGGGCTTCTGCTGATCGCCGGTGTCTATACCCGCTGGATAGCGCTGGCCCTGCTGCCGATCATGATCGGCGCCACGTTGCAGCATGCCGGCAATGGCTGGGTGTTCAGCGCGCAGGGTGGCGGCTGGGAGTTTCCGGCCTTCTGGACGGTTCTGCTGGTCGTTCAGTCGCTTCTGGGTGATGGCGTTTTCGCGGTGAAGGTTCCGGCGCTGGGCACCCCCGCCGCCGGCCGGCACGAACCGGCCTGA
- a CDS encoding DedA family protein: protein MDWITWLQEWGNAFYPLAFVWAFFEGETFVIFGGMGAKLGIFNLYWLVGTVWIGSFLGDQLWFWLGRRWGNQALARFPSAEVHASRVLRWLEKYGVAFILVFRFLYGVRNIASVAIGTSRMPWSRFLFWNFIAAGIWAWSFAGAGYLFGEAAGAIGEDGPKILVLSALGIGALVIAVKSILWVRRRALAATNPAE from the coding sequence TTGGACTGGATCACTTGGTTGCAGGAATGGGGGAACGCCTTTTACCCGCTGGCCTTTGTCTGGGCCTTTTTTGAAGGTGAAACATTTGTAATCTTTGGCGGGATGGGTGCAAAGCTCGGGATCTTCAATCTGTATTGGTTGGTTGGAACCGTCTGGATCGGCAGCTTCCTGGGCGATCAGCTCTGGTTCTGGCTTGGTCGCCGCTGGGGCAACCAGGCGCTTGCGCGCTTCCCGTCGGCCGAGGTCCATGCCAGCCGTGTGCTGCGCTGGCTCGAAAAATATGGCGTCGCCTTCATTCTGGTCTTCCGCTTCCTTTACGGCGTGCGGAACATCGCGTCGGTCGCCATCGGCACCTCGCGCATGCCGTGGTCGCGCTTCCTGTTCTGGAACTTCATCGCTGCCGGCATCTGGGCCTGGAGCTTCGCCGGTGCCGGTTACCTGTTTGGCGAAGCTGCCGGCGCCATCGGCGAGGATGGTCCGAAGATCCTGGTGCTCTCTGCTCTGGGCATCGGCGCCCTGGTGATTGCCGTCAAGAGCATCCTGTGGGTCCGCCGACGTGCTCTGGCGGCTACCAACCCGGCAGAGTGA
- a CDS encoding putative toxin-antitoxin system toxin component, PIN family: MFTCSNANPALVRPPNSARVSAPVRAVLDTNILVAYALLGDTAIRRQDAIRRCVERVRGDGGLTGSRETLAELEEVLMRPTFDRYRSSSDRRAFLDRIRAETVLVVPAAVGRLCRDPEDDMFLAAAVGGSVPWLVTVDRQLLSVRRAGETKVLRPERFLDALDEVR, translated from the coding sequence ATGTTCACCTGCAGCAACGCAAATCCAGCGCTGGTTCGCCCGCCGAACTCCGCCCGGGTCTCCGCCCCGGTCCGTGCCGTTCTCGATACCAACATCCTGGTGGCCTATGCGTTGCTGGGCGACACCGCGATCCGGCGTCAGGATGCGATCCGCCGCTGTGTGGAGCGGGTGCGTGGGGATGGCGGGCTGACCGGCAGCCGCGAAACGCTGGCGGAACTGGAAGAGGTGCTGATGCGACCCACCTTCGACCGTTACCGCTCCTCATCCGATCGCCGCGCCTTCTTAGACCGGATCAGGGCGGAGACCGTTCTGGTGGTGCCGGCGGCGGTCGGCCGCCTGTGCCGTGACCCGGAGGACGACATGTTCCTGGCCGCGGCCGTCGGCGGGTCCGTGCCCTGGCTGGTGACCGTCGACCGTCAGCTGCTGTCGGTGCGCCGGGCCGGGGAAACGAAAGTGCTGCGGCCCGAACGGTTCCTGGATGCCCTGGACGAGGTGCGCTGA
- a CDS encoding response regulator, producing the protein MTSILVVDDSRLARNMVSSVIASLRPDWAIVTAASGEEALEIVGTVPPAAAIVDYNMPGMDGLALAELLKERFTGLTIGLLTANVQDALRRKAEALGVRFIAKPITSDKIRDFLAAAGQ; encoded by the coding sequence ATGACCAGCATCCTCGTCGTCGACGACAGCCGACTGGCGCGCAACATGGTTTCCAGCGTCATCGCTTCGCTGCGGCCCGACTGGGCCATCGTCACGGCCGCAAGCGGTGAAGAGGCTCTGGAGATCGTCGGGACTGTGCCGCCGGCTGCCGCCATCGTCGACTACAACATGCCGGGCATGGATGGTCTGGCGCTCGCCGAACTGCTGAAGGAGCGCTTCACCGGACTTACCATCGGCCTGCTGACCGCCAACGTCCAGGACGCGCTGCGGCGCAAGGCCGAGGCGCTGGGCGTCCGTTTCATCGCAAAGCCGATCACCTCGGACAAGATCCGCGACTTCCTCGCCGCGGCCGGGCAGTGA
- the purL gene encoding phosphoribosylformylglycinamidine synthase subunit PurL, translating into MSAEATKAQERPVTVELAKEFGLSAEEYRNALDILGRTPTFTELGIISVMWSEHCSYKSSKVWLKTLPTTGPQVICGPGENAGVVDIGDGDAVIFKMESHNHPSYIEPFQGAATGVGGILRDVFTMGARPIANMNALRFGSPDHSKTRHLVSGVVAGIAHYGNCVGVPTVGGETNFHPAFNGNILVNAMTVGVAKTDKIFYSAAAGIGNPVVYVGSKTGRDGIHGATMASAEFTEDSEEKRPTVQVGDPFTEKLLIEACLELMETDAIVAIQDMGAAGLTSSSVEMAGKGGLGIELTLDTLPMREQAMTPYEIMLSESQERMLIILKPGREEVAKAIFDKWELDFAVIGHLTDTGNLVIKMYGETWCDMPIAPVSNAAPEYNRPWEPTPKSSDVDDGVLAGYAADLGDTLATLFGCPDLASKRWIWEQYDSLVGGDTRFMSGQADAAVVRVPGQTKAVAITTDCTPRYCLADPVEGGKQAVAEAWRNLSAVGALPLAITDNMNFGNPEKPRIMGQFVGAVQGIGEACKALDFPVVSGNVSLYNETNGEAILPTPAIGGVGIMPDAMIAVGIAFRGEGDVILGVGETKGHLGQSIFLREILGREEGAPPPVDLAVERRNGDFVRGLIREGLVVSSHDVADGGLIVTIAEMALAGGVGAYLTGFDGASPRVLFGEDQGRYVLAVRPDVAAAVQEKAKAAGVPVTVLGETRGTALSGRGGDIVSLKRLRDANERWLPDYMAAEL; encoded by the coding sequence GTGAGCGCTGAAGCTACCAAGGCGCAGGAGCGTCCGGTCACCGTCGAGCTCGCCAAGGAGTTCGGCCTGTCCGCCGAGGAATACCGGAACGCCCTGGACATCCTGGGCCGCACCCCGACCTTCACCGAGCTGGGCATCATCTCGGTCATGTGGTCGGAGCATTGCTCCTACAAGTCGTCCAAGGTGTGGCTGAAGACGCTGCCGACCACCGGCCCGCAGGTGATCTGCGGCCCCGGCGAGAATGCCGGCGTGGTCGACATCGGCGACGGCGACGCCGTCATCTTCAAGATGGAAAGCCACAACCACCCGTCCTACATCGAGCCCTTCCAGGGCGCGGCGACGGGCGTCGGCGGCATCCTGCGCGACGTGTTCACCATGGGCGCCCGGCCCATCGCCAACATGAACGCCCTGCGCTTCGGCTCGCCCGACCATTCCAAGACCCGCCATCTGGTGTCGGGCGTGGTCGCCGGCATTGCCCATTACGGCAACTGCGTCGGCGTGCCGACCGTGGGCGGCGAGACCAACTTCCACCCGGCCTTCAACGGCAACATCCTGGTCAACGCCATGACCGTGGGTGTCGCCAAGACCGACAAGATCTTCTATTCGGCCGCCGCCGGCATCGGCAACCCGGTCGTCTATGTCGGCTCCAAGACCGGCCGCGACGGCATCCACGGCGCCACCATGGCGTCGGCCGAGTTCACCGAGGATTCGGAGGAGAAGCGCCCGACCGTGCAGGTCGGCGACCCCTTCACCGAGAAGCTGCTGATCGAAGCCTGCCTGGAGTTGATGGAGACGGACGCCATCGTCGCCATCCAGGACATGGGTGCCGCCGGCCTGACCTCCTCCTCGGTCGAGATGGCCGGCAAGGGCGGCCTGGGCATCGAGCTGACGCTCGACACCCTGCCGATGCGCGAACAGGCGATGACGCCCTATGAGATCATGCTCTCCGAAAGCCAGGAGCGCATGCTGATCATCCTGAAGCCCGGCCGCGAGGAGGTGGCGAAGGCCATCTTCGACAAGTGGGAGCTGGACTTCGCCGTCATCGGCCACCTGACCGACACCGGCAACCTCGTCATCAAGATGTATGGCGAGACCTGGTGCGACATGCCGATCGCCCCGGTCTCCAACGCCGCCCCGGAATACAACCGCCCGTGGGAGCCGACGCCGAAGTCTTCGGATGTCGACGACGGTGTGCTGGCCGGCTATGCCGCCGACCTCGGCGACACGCTGGCCACGCTGTTCGGCTGCCCCGATCTCGCGTCCAAGCGCTGGATTTGGGAGCAGTATGACAGCCTCGTCGGCGGCGACACCCGCTTCATGTCGGGTCAGGCCGACGCCGCGGTCGTCCGCGTGCCGGGCCAGACCAAGGCGGTCGCCATCACCACCGACTGCACCCCGCGCTACTGCCTCGCCGATCCCGTCGAAGGCGGCAAGCAGGCCGTGGCCGAGGCGTGGCGCAACCTGTCGGCGGTGGGCGCCCTGCCGCTCGCCATCACCGACAACATGAACTTCGGCAACCCCGAGAAGCCGCGGATCATGGGCCAGTTCGTCGGCGCCGTCCAAGGCATCGGCGAGGCCTGCAAGGCGCTGGACTTCCCGGTCGTGTCGGGCAACGTCTCGCTCTACAACGAGACGAACGGCGAAGCGATCCTGCCGACTCCCGCCATCGGCGGCGTCGGCATCATGCCGGACGCGATGATCGCCGTCGGCATCGCCTTCCGAGGTGAAGGAGACGTGATCCTCGGCGTCGGCGAGACGAAAGGCCATCTCGGCCAGTCGATCTTCCTGCGCGAGATCCTCGGCCGCGAAGAGGGGGCTCCCCCGCCGGTCGATCTGGCGGTGGAGCGCCGCAACGGCGACTTCGTCCGCGGCCTGATCCGTGAGGGTCTGGTGGTGTCGAGCCACGATGTGGCCGATGGCGGCCTGATCGTCACCATCGCCGAGATGGCGCTGGCCGGAGGCGTCGGCGCCTATCTGACCGGCTTCGACGGCGCGTCCCCGCGCGTGCTGTTCGGCGAGGACCAGGGCCGCTACGTCCTGGCGGTCCGTCCGGATGTCGCCGCGGCGGTGCAGGAGAAGGCCAAGGCGGCCGGCGTTCCGGTCACCGTGCTGGGCGAGACCCGCGGCACGGCGCTGTCGGGCCGCGGCGGCGACATCGTGTCGCTGAAGCGCCTGCGCGACGCCAACGAACGTTGGCTGCCCGATTACATGGCCGCCGAGCTGTAA
- the cysS gene encoding cysteine--tRNA ligase, whose translation MPLDLYNTLTRRKERFEPLRPDHVGMYVCGPTVYDTAHIGNARPVVVFDLLFRLLSRLHPAVTYVRNITDVDDKIIDRARDSGEPIDALTARTTELFHADMDALNALRPTIEPRATQHIGQMIALIATLIERGNAYAAEGHVLFSVPSMPSYGQLSRRSLEDMIAGARVEVAPYKRDASDFVLWKPSTPDQPGWDSPWGRGRPGWHIECSAMAKEHLGATFDIHGGGLDLIFPHHENEIAQSCCANGTDRLARTWVHNGFVTVEGEKMSKSLGNFFTVHDLLDEFPGEAIRLTLLSAHYRQPLDFTREGIRQAKGALDRWYQALRGEPAPAAADLPFDVLAALEDDLNSPLAIAHLHELATAVNKAKSDAEKAAAKGALLAAGQQLGLLQQDPEAWFRWAPTGGAGGLSDADVEQLIVDRKSARAAKNFAEADRIRKELADKGIVLEDGPQGTTWKRG comes from the coding sequence GTGCCGTTGGACCTCTACAACACGCTGACCCGCCGTAAGGAGCGCTTCGAGCCGCTTCGCCCGGACCATGTCGGCATGTATGTCTGTGGTCCGACCGTCTATGACACCGCCCATATCGGCAATGCCCGGCCGGTGGTGGTGTTCGACCTGCTGTTCCGGCTGCTGTCGCGGCTCCATCCGGCGGTGACCTATGTCCGCAACATCACCGATGTGGACGACAAGATCATCGACCGCGCCCGCGACAGCGGCGAGCCGATCGACGCGCTGACCGCGCGCACCACCGAGCTGTTCCATGCCGACATGGATGCGCTGAACGCGCTGCGCCCGACCATCGAGCCGCGGGCGACCCAGCATATCGGCCAGATGATCGCGCTGATCGCCACGCTGATCGAACGCGGCAACGCCTATGCGGCGGAAGGGCATGTGCTGTTCTCCGTCCCGTCGATGCCCAGCTACGGCCAACTGTCCCGCCGCTCGCTGGAGGACATGATCGCCGGGGCGCGGGTGGAGGTGGCTCCCTACAAGCGCGACGCCTCCGACTTCGTTCTGTGGAAGCCCAGCACGCCGGACCAGCCCGGCTGGGACAGCCCCTGGGGCCGTGGCCGTCCGGGCTGGCACATCGAATGCTCCGCCATGGCGAAGGAGCATCTGGGGGCCACCTTCGACATCCATGGCGGCGGGCTGGACCTGATCTTCCCGCACCATGAGAACGAGATTGCGCAGAGCTGCTGCGCCAACGGCACCGATCGGCTGGCCCGTACCTGGGTTCACAACGGTTTCGTGACGGTCGAAGGCGAGAAGATGTCGAAGTCCCTCGGCAACTTCTTCACCGTTCATGACCTGCTGGACGAGTTCCCTGGCGAGGCGATCCGCCTGACCCTGCTGAGCGCCCACTACCGCCAGCCGCTGGATTTCACCCGCGAGGGCATCCGGCAGGCCAAGGGCGCGCTCGACCGCTGGTATCAGGCCCTGCGCGGCGAGCCTGCACCGGCGGCGGCGGACCTGCCCTTCGACGTGCTGGCCGCGTTGGAGGACGACCTGAACAGCCCGCTCGCCATCGCGCATCTGCACGAACTGGCCACCGCGGTGAACAAGGCGAAGAGCGATGCCGAGAAGGCCGCGGCCAAGGGCGCGCTGCTGGCGGCGGGGCAACAGCTCGGCCTGCTGCAGCAGGACCCGGAGGCATGGTTCCGCTGGGCACCGACCGGTGGGGCCGGGGGGCTGAGCGACGCCGATGTCGAACAGTTGATCGTCGACCGCAAGTCGGCCCGTGCGGCGAAGAACTTCGCCGAGGCCGACCGCATCCGCAAGGAACTGGCCGACAAGGGCATCGTTCTGGAGGATGGCCCGCAGGGCACGACCTGGAAGCGGGGGTGA
- the nadE gene encoding NAD(+) synthase — protein MTDRLSIALAQAGPAAGNLAANADLIRATRAEAAARGADLVACPAGALSGLPLLDLIAQPAFLDAVEATAQALAADTADGGPALLIGAPWRDGTKRHNAALLLDAGRIAAVRYQAETDRGEIGSTEDDRFDNGPMPGPVNVRGVRIGLLVGGDLASADVAETLAESGAELLVALLASPFAPGRADERVQAAVARVVECGLPLVAVNAVGGEDERVFDGGSFALAPGGRLVAQAPLFAEHLLLSRWERGDDESWSSSEAEMIAPAEGDEALYSALMLGLRDAVAKGGVPGVVVGLTGGLDSALTAAIAVDALGPERVLTVRAPLPGGEGEALADSLDDAAEIVELLGCRLDNVALAPVLKAADSLLAPAFAGRDSAAAADRLHARLRAATLAALAERMGALLLSTADRTDRLLVLVPEESGCGYAVLADVPKALVLDLARWRNGNQPAGSRGPAGRVIPERVLARRLKAATPVGLPPVEALDDLLGGLLDDGLSPGDLVARGHAAGTVESVWRMVVRAEADRRRAPPGPRVSRRTAARLRRLPVGGGVIDLA, from the coding sequence ATGACCGACCGCCTTTCCATCGCGCTCGCCCAGGCCGGTCCGGCTGCGGGCAACCTCGCCGCCAACGCCGACCTCATCCGCGCCACCCGGGCGGAGGCCGCGGCCCGCGGCGCCGACCTCGTCGCTTGTCCGGCCGGCGCGCTGTCTGGCCTTCCTCTGCTGGATTTGATCGCTCAGCCCGCCTTCCTCGATGCCGTGGAGGCGACGGCACAGGCGCTGGCGGCGGATACAGCCGATGGTGGACCGGCCTTGCTGATCGGTGCCCCGTGGCGTGACGGCACCAAGCGGCACAATGCAGCCTTGTTGTTGGATGCGGGCAGGATCGCAGCAGTTCGTTACCAAGCCGAAACGGATCGCGGCGAGATCGGTTCGACCGAGGATGATCGTTTCGATAATGGTCCAATGCCGGGACCGGTGAATGTTCGGGGGGTGCGTATCGGTCTGCTGGTCGGCGGCGATCTGGCAAGCGCCGACGTGGCGGAAACGCTGGCCGAAAGCGGCGCCGAATTGCTGGTCGCGCTGCTGGCCAGCCCCTTCGCCCCTGGCCGTGCCGACGAGCGGGTGCAGGCCGCCGTGGCGCGGGTGGTGGAGTGCGGCTTGCCCCTGGTCGCCGTGAATGCGGTTGGCGGCGAGGATGAGCGGGTGTTCGACGGCGGCAGCTTCGCACTCGCACCGGGCGGCCGGCTGGTCGCCCAGGCACCGCTGTTTGCCGAACATCTGCTGTTGTCCCGCTGGGAACGTGGCGACGACGAGTCCTGGAGCAGTTCCGAAGCCGAAATGATTGCGCCGGCCGAGGGAGACGAGGCGCTCTACAGCGCGCTGATGCTGGGGCTGCGCGACGCGGTGGCGAAAGGCGGTGTACCGGGTGTGGTGGTCGGCCTGACCGGCGGCCTCGACTCGGCGCTGACCGCGGCCATCGCCGTCGATGCGCTCGGGCCGGAGCGGGTGCTGACGGTCCGCGCCCCGCTGCCGGGCGGCGAGGGCGAAGCGCTGGCGGACAGCCTGGACGATGCGGCCGAGATCGTGGAGTTGCTGGGATGTCGCCTGGACAATGTTGCACTCGCTCCGGTGCTGAAGGCGGCCGACTCGCTGCTGGCCCCCGCCTTTGCCGGGCGCGACTCGGCCGCGGCTGCGGACCGGCTGCACGCTCGTCTGCGCGCCGCGACCCTGGCGGCGCTGGCTGAGCGGATGGGCGCGCTGCTTCTGTCGACCGCCGACCGCACCGACCGGCTGCTTGTCCTCGTGCCCGAGGAGTCGGGTTGCGGCTATGCTGTGCTGGCCGATGTGCCGAAGGCGTTGGTGCTGGACTTGGCCCGCTGGCGCAACGGGAACCAACCGGCGGGATCGCGCGGGCCGGCCGGCCGGGTGATTCCGGAACGGGTGCTTGCGCGCAGGCTGAAGGCCGCGACGCCGGTCGGGCTGCCGCCGGTGGAGGCGCTGGACGATCTGCTGGGCGGTCTGCTCGACGATGGCCTTTCGCCGGGCGATCTCGTCGCGCGCGGGCATGCGGCCGGAACGGTGGAGTCCGTCTGGCGGATGGTGGTCCGGGCGGAAGCGGACCGCCGTCGGGCGCCACCGGGACCGCGTGTTTCGCGGCGGACCGCTGCGCGCCTGCGGCGCCTACCGGTCGGCGGCGGTGTCATCGATCTGGCTTGA